A single window of Zea mays cultivar B73 chromosome 10, Zm-B73-REFERENCE-NAM-5.0, whole genome shotgun sequence DNA harbors:
- the LOC103641084 gene encoding probable xyloglucan glycosyltransferase 3: MAPPSSWWGGEDQDGTPVVVKMDNPYSLVEIDGLGVPPADKARGKNAKQFTWVLLLRAHRAVGCVAWLAGGFWGVLGAVNRRVRRSRDADDEPDAEASGRGRAMLRFLRAFLLLSLAMLAFETVAHLKGWQFPQHLPGNLQELEEQLQHLPEHLRHLPENLRQLPDHLRMPERQEIQGWLHRAYVAWLEFRVDYIAWAIQKLSSFCILLFMVQSVDRIVQCLACFWIKIRGIKPRVPASGGKPRGTTGRKSADAENGFADGDADGYFPMVLVQMPMCNEKEVYETSISHVCQIDWPRDRLLIQVLDDSDDEVCRMLIKAEVTKWSQRGVNVIYRHRLSRTGYKAGNLKSAMACDYVKDYEFVAIFDADFQPNPDFLKLTVPHFKENPELGLVQARWSFVNKDENLLTRLQNINLCFHFEVEQQVNGVYLNFFGFNGTAGVWRIKALEDSGGWMERTTVEDMDIAVRAHLNGWKFIFLNDVKVLCELPESYQAYRKQQHRWHSGPMQLFRLCIPAVFRSKIPFWKKANLVMLFFLLRKLVLPFYSFTLFCVILPLTMFVPEAELPIWVICYIPVLMSLLNILPAPKSFPFVIPYLLFENTMSVTKFNAMVSGLFQLGSSYEWIVTKKAGRTSSASDILALAEADSHAPLPPPAKLVRRVSEGGLQEWSRLREQETAEWANKEEAAAALAAAAPATPKMTRKTKKPNRIFKKELALACLLLTAATRSLLSKQGLHFYFLLFQGVTFLAVGLDLIGEQVS; encoded by the exons ATGGCGCCGCCGAGCTCGTGGTGGGGCGGCGAGGACCAGGACGGCACGCCGGTGGTGGTGAAGATGGACAACCCCTACTCCCTGGTGGAGATCGACGGGCTCGGCGTGCCGCCCGCCGACAAGGCCCGGGGCAAGAACGCAAAGCAGTTCACGTGGGTGCTGCTGCTGCGCGCGCACCGCGCCGTGGGCTGCGTGGCCTGGCTCGCGGGAGGGTTCTGGGGCGTCCTGGGCGCCGTGAACCGGCGCGTGCGCCGCAGCCGCGACGCGGACGACGAGCCGgacgccgaggcctcgggccgcggCCGCGCCATGCTGCGGTTTCTGCGCGCGTTCCTGCTGCTCTCCCTCGCCATGCTGGCCTTCGAGACCGTGGCCCACCTTAAGGGCTGGCAGTTCCCGCAGCACCTGCCGGGGAACCTACAGGAGCTGGAGGAGCAGCTGCAGCACCTCCCCGAGCACCTGCGGCACCTCCCCGAGAACCTGCGCCAGCTGCCGGACCACCTCCGCATGCCGGAGCGGCAGGAGATCCAGGGCTGGCTGCACCGGGCGTACGTGGCCTGGCTGGAGTTCCGCGTCGACTACATCGCCTGGGCCATCCAGAAGCTGTCCAGCTTCTGCATCCTGCTCTTCATGGTGCAGTCCGTGGACCGGATCGTGCAGTGCCTCGCGTGCTTCTGGATCAAGATCCGCGGCATCAAGCCGCGTGTCCCCGCGTCCGGCGGCAAGCCCCGTGGAACTACTGGAAGGAAGAGCGCGGATGCCGAGAACGGTTTCGCCGATGGCGACGCCGACGGCTACTTCCCCATGGTGCTCGTCCAGATGCCCATGTGCAACGAGAAAGAG GTGTACGAGACGTCCATCTCGCACGTGTGCCAGATCGACTGGCCGCGGGATCGGCTTCTGATCCAGGTGCTGGACGACTCGGACGACGAGGTGTGCCGGATGCTGATCAAGGCGGAGGTGACCAAGTGGAGCCAGCGCGGCGTCAACGTCATCTACCGCCACCGCCTCTCGCGCACAGGCTACAAGGCCGGCAACCTCAAGTCCGCCATGGCCTGCGACTACGTCAAGGACTACGAGTTCGTCGCCATCTTCGACGCCGACTTCCAGCCCAACCCGGACTTCCTCAAGCTCACCGTGCCACACTTCAAG GAGAACCCGGAGCTTGGTCTGGTCCAGGCTCGTTGGAGCTTCGTGAACAAGGACGAGAACCTGCTGACGCGGCTGCAGAACATCAACCTGTGCTTCCACTTCGAGGTCGAGCAGCAGGTGAATGGCGTCTACCTCAACTTCTTCGGCTTCAACGGCACCGCCGGCGTGTGGCGCATCAAGGCGCTGGAGGACTCGGGCGGCTGGATGGAGCGCACCACCGTCGAGGACATGGACATCGCCGTCCGCGCGCACCTCAACGGCTGGAAGTTCATCTTCCTCAACGACGTCAAG GTCCTCTGCGAGCTGCCGGAGTCTTATCAGGCTTACAGGAAGCAGCAGCACAGGTGGCACTCCGGCCCCATGCAGCTTTTCCGCCTCTGCATCCCGGCCGTCTTCAGGTCCAAG ATCCCGTTCTGGAAGAAGGCGAACCTGGTGATGCTTTTCTTCCTGCTGCGGAAGCTGGTGCTGCCCTTCTACTCCTTCACGCTCTTCTGCGTGATCCTGCCGCTCACCATGTTCGTGCCAGAGGCGGAGCTGCCCATCTGGGTCATCTGCTACATCCCCGTGCTCATGTCCCTCCTCAACATCCTGCCGGCGCCCAAGTCCTTCCCGTTCGTCATCCCCTACCTCCTCTTCGAGAACACCATGTCCGTCACCAAGTTCAACGCCATGGTGTCCGGGCTATTCCAGCTGGGGAGCTCCTACGAGTGGATCGTCACCAAGAAGGCGGGCCGCACCTCGTCCGCGTCCGATATCCTAGCGCTCGCCGAGGCCGACTCccacgcgccgctgccgccgccggccAAGCTCGTGCGCCGGGTCTCGGAGGGTGGCCTCCAGGAGTGGAGCAGGCTCAGGGAGCAGGAGACCGCCGAGTGGGCCAACAAGGAGGAAGCTGCTGCGGCTCTGGCCGCCGCTGCGCCGGCCACGCCCAAGATGACCAGGAAGACCAAGAAGCCCAACCGGATCTTCAAGAAGGAGCTCGCGCTTGCGTGCCTCCTCCTCACGGCCGCCACACGGAGCCTGCTCTCCAAGCAGGGGCTGCACTTCTACTTCCTGCTCTTCCAGGGCGTCACGTTCCTCGCCGTCGGCCTCGACCTTATCGGCGAGCAGGTCAGCTAG